A genomic stretch from Porphyromonadaceae bacterium W3.11 includes:
- a CDS encoding MATE family efflux transporter has product MSKAREVKNLTTGHIGGHITRLAIPILGTSLLQLLYSFTDMAWLGRLSGESVAAAGAASVFIWLANSFSLVNKVGSEVTVANAIGRGELDDAATYASHTSTIAFIMGVGMMLIYGLLAGPLIGFYQLEPHIHQMGVEYLRIAALGMPLIFMMVSYTGTYNASGHSKIPFIISTIGLVLNMVLDPIFIFLLDLGIKGAACATVLSQAIGLTLFLIQILKRDKLLGGIQIFTKLQGKISSTILKLGMPVAIMNSLFALINMALGRIASQFGGYIGVMTLTTGGQLEGICWNTAQGFSTALSSFVSQNFGAGKRDRIISAFRFTLKLALGVGLFGFFFYFFWGESLFRLIVPEEAAYKAGATYLKIQAIAQIFSMLEITSQGFFYGIRRTLPPSLISMVGNLLRIPFALILLPIFSDIIVLWWIISISSILKGAVAFAWYFRERKRLRQEMLAEAISTNNQ; this is encoded by the coding sequence ATGAGCAAGGCGAGAGAAGTAAAAAATCTCACTACAGGTCATATAGGCGGACATATCACACGCCTAGCAATCCCTATCCTAGGGACTTCCCTCCTACAGTTGCTTTACAGCTTTACCGATATGGCATGGCTGGGGCGACTGAGTGGAGAGTCTGTGGCGGCAGCAGGAGCGGCCTCAGTCTTCATATGGCTTGCAAATTCATTCTCTCTTGTCAATAAGGTAGGTTCGGAAGTAACGGTTGCTAACGCCATCGGGAGAGGAGAGCTAGATGACGCAGCTACCTATGCCAGTCACACCTCCACCATTGCCTTCATCATGGGGGTTGGCATGATGCTTATCTATGGGTTACTAGCAGGACCTCTCATTGGCTTTTACCAACTGGAACCTCATATCCATCAGATGGGTGTAGAGTACCTAAGAATTGCAGCTTTGGGGATGCCCCTAATCTTCATGATGGTCTCTTATACTGGCACTTACAATGCCTCAGGACACTCTAAGATACCCTTCATCATCAGCACGATTGGTCTAGTGCTGAATATGGTCCTGGATCCTATCTTCATCTTTCTCTTAGATCTCGGAATAAAGGGAGCCGCTTGTGCTACAGTACTTTCACAGGCCATCGGACTCACTCTCTTCCTCATACAGATATTAAAACGGGATAAACTACTGGGGGGGATTCAGATTTTCACTAAGTTACAAGGAAAGATCAGTAGCACTATACTGAAGCTAGGGATGCCGGTAGCGATTATGAATAGCCTTTTTGCTCTCATTAATATGGCTCTTGGACGAATCGCCTCACAATTTGGTGGTTACATCGGTGTGATGACCCTAACCACAGGTGGACAACTAGAGGGGATCTGCTGGAACACAGCACAAGGTTTTTCTACAGCCCTCAGCTCATTCGTCTCACAAAACTTTGGGGCAGGAAAGAGGGATAGGATAATATCCGCTTTCCGTTTTACACTCAAACTTGCCCTTGGGGTTGGTCTCTTTGGCTTCTTCTTTTACTTCTTTTGGGGAGAATCGCTCTTCCGTCTCATTGTCCCAGAGGAAGCGGCATACAAAGCAGGAGCCACCTACCTTAAGATACAAGCCATTGCCCAGATATTCTCAATGCTAGAGATCACATCACAGGGATTTTTCTACGGGATCCGACGCACCCTACCGCCATCACTTATCAGTATGGTAGGTAACCTCCTACGCATTCCATTCGCCCTGATACTACTGCCCATCTTTTCCGATATCATCGTCCTTTGGTGGATCATCAGTATCAGCTCTATTCTCAAAGGGGCGGTAGCATTCGCATGGTACTTTAGAGAACGTAAGCGACTTCGTCAGGAGATGTTGGCAGAAGCCATATCCACCAATAATCAATAG
- a CDS encoding AMP-binding protein produces MKSIIPSTYSLWRALWQLRFITPKGIFYWGESIFREGVTLMALLRFSAKSYPNQLALVSNDEKITYSSLYRSAQSLTYLLYRHYGLRRGMRVALLCRNHALVPFILAALSRLGVAAHLLNTDMGAEKLGQLLASKHRYDLFIIDSSLMEGFELSLKGERVVYSEQLSQELQDSALTASISLPYIWRGAEMTVLSGGSSGHYHEAARRPSAVQFLPPLVALLRQIGIHRYKSVYIALPLYHGFGLATLITSLVMGKMVVLTRRFYTEEALHTIEKYQVQVMPLVPVMLARLLQEDGASEQLRSLRCILSGGDRLERKLVTDTERLLGKVLYNLYGTSEAGFFLLATPVDLANNKQTTLGKPIAGVYCRIERPDDQGIGTLWVRSRWAMNGRRNRWQSTGDRMCRNKFGYYFHEGRVDSMIVSGGENLYPDVVERTIAAHPAVLTVQVRPIPHPQWGQVLEALVELHPNHSLSEKNLREWLRPRIARHEMPHRIYFGKVHLLETGKRRWER; encoded by the coding sequence ATGAAATCGATTATACCCAGTACATATTCTCTATGGCGAGCCTTATGGCAGCTCCGTTTTATTACCCCTAAAGGGATCTTTTATTGGGGTGAGAGTATTTTTCGTGAAGGGGTTACTCTAATGGCTTTACTTCGATTCTCCGCCAAGAGTTATCCTAATCAGCTTGCTCTGGTGTCCAATGATGAGAAGATAACGTATTCCTCCCTGTACCGATCTGCTCAATCACTTACTTATCTGCTCTATAGACATTATGGACTTCGTAGAGGTATGCGTGTCGCTCTCCTCTGTCGTAATCATGCGTTAGTACCTTTTATCCTCGCTGCACTTTCTAGGCTAGGGGTGGCCGCTCATTTGCTCAATACAGATATGGGAGCAGAGAAACTTGGTCAGCTATTGGCTTCCAAGCATCGGTATGATCTATTTATTATTGATTCATCACTGATGGAGGGTTTTGAATTGTCTCTTAAAGGAGAACGAGTGGTGTATTCTGAGCAGCTATCTCAGGAACTTCAAGATTCCGCACTGACAGCTAGTATCTCTCTTCCATATATATGGAGAGGAGCTGAGATGACAGTCCTTTCGGGAGGCTCCAGTGGTCATTACCATGAGGCTGCCCGTCGTCCCTCCGCCGTACAGTTTTTACCCCCTTTGGTCGCTCTCCTTAGGCAGATCGGTATCCATCGCTATAAGAGTGTTTATATCGCTCTACCTTTGTATCATGGCTTTGGCTTGGCCACTTTGATTACTTCGTTGGTGATGGGTAAGATGGTCGTGCTCACACGTCGTTTTTATACAGAGGAAGCCCTTCATACAATTGAAAAGTACCAGGTGCAGGTAATGCCTTTGGTGCCTGTAATGTTGGCAAGGTTACTTCAAGAGGATGGAGCCTCAGAACAGTTACGCTCACTCCGTTGCATCTTATCCGGAGGTGATCGCTTGGAGCGTAAACTTGTTACTGACACAGAGCGTTTGTTAGGAAAAGTGCTGTATAATCTTTATGGCACTTCTGAGGCTGGCTTTTTTCTCCTTGCTACTCCAGTAGATCTTGCTAATAACAAACAAACGACTCTAGGCAAACCTATTGCGGGGGTGTATTGTCGTATCGAACGCCCCGATGATCAAGGTATTGGTACGCTATGGGTGCGATCTCGTTGGGCGATGAACGGTCGTCGCAATCGGTGGCAATCAACGGGGGACAGAATGTGCCGTAATAAGTTCGGCTACTATTTTCATGAGGGGCGTGTCGACTCAATGATCGTCAGTGGAGGGGAGAACCTCTATCCTGATGTGGTGGAGCGTACTATAGCAGCACATCCAGCTGTTCTTACCGTACAAGTACGACCAATTCCTCATCCTCAATGGGGACAAGTCTTGGAGGCTCTGGTAGAGCTTCACCCTAATCATTCTCTTAGTGAAAAGAACCTTAGAGAGTGGCTACGCCCTCGTATAGCACGTCATGAGATGCCTCATAGGATATATTTTGGTAAGGTACATCTTTTAGAGACTGGGAAACGACGTTGGGAGAGGTGA
- a CDS encoding SDR family NAD(P)-dependent oxidoreductase has translation MTWSSILYPKPTLSEKRLHHFFSGRIVIVTGASSGIGEALARQLINVGANLLLIARREEPLRKLCEEAHEAGCSAEYYAVDLRDPIALKHLCEELPQRLSQVDYFFANAGKSICRSLLESLNRAHDFDRTIDLNYRAVVHLSLALIPLLSKTQGAIIYTSSVSLLYPYAPRWSAYHASKGAADIWCQTAALELRYVGCSLGIAYMPLVDTPMSAANELYRNLPSYSADDAAQILCRLAISRRRTYIPWWARVTAPLARLCSPLVRTYYRSFP, from the coding sequence ATGACATGGTCTTCTATCCTTTATCCTAAACCTACGCTTTCGGAAAAACGTTTGCACCATTTTTTTTCTGGTCGTATTGTGATAGTTACGGGTGCATCCTCTGGGATTGGTGAAGCCTTGGCCAGACAGTTGATAAACGTTGGTGCTAATCTGTTGCTGATAGCTCGGCGAGAGGAGCCTTTGCGAAAGCTTTGCGAGGAAGCACACGAAGCAGGGTGCTCTGCAGAGTATTATGCAGTGGACTTACGTGATCCTATAGCTTTGAAACATCTCTGTGAGGAACTACCGCAGAGGCTTTCTCAGGTCGATTACTTTTTTGCCAATGCCGGTAAGTCTATTTGTCGCTCACTCTTGGAGTCGCTCAATCGGGCACATGACTTTGATCGTACGATAGACCTCAATTATAGAGCAGTTGTACATCTATCTTTAGCCCTCATCCCGTTGCTTTCCAAGACGCAGGGTGCTATCATATATACTTCATCAGTTAGTTTACTCTATCCATATGCCCCTCGATGGAGTGCCTATCATGCTTCTAAGGGAGCGGCAGATATCTGGTGCCAGACTGCAGCATTAGAGCTTCGTTATGTAGGATGTTCACTCGGTATTGCCTATATGCCTCTGGTGGATACGCCTATGTCTGCAGCAAATGAGCTGTATCGTAATCTTCCCTCATATTCAGCTGACGATGCGGCACAAATCTTATGTCGCTTAGCGATTAGTCGTAGGCGTACGTATATTCCGTGGTGGGCAAGAGTTACGGCTCCTCTTGCACGACTCTGCTCTCCTTTGGTACGTACTTATTATCGATCCTTTCCCTAA
- a CDS encoding GLPGLI family protein has product MKRKNTLLCIVLLVTCTILQGQTVGGAGAATAVDSTKTIIHDSSLYRVYYQLSRRTDPEGNKKKEGFTVLQIGKIGYFKSSDYASLRTDSLTRVAARNGDSFGSYFGKAMTLGKQMVHDIDLLYSPEESQFIVQEKVPFSERYQYADDIKDLVWYMVAGDSIVAEQKCKKAVTTFRGRDYISWYAPEITLPYGPYKFCGLPGLILCIYDTDGDYIFTIAGLQTIDYYDPIFTREKFVKESRENIQKMQANYHADPAFSIRNRPGIYISEEDLAEIEPSPYNPIERQ; this is encoded by the coding sequence ATGAAGAGAAAAAACACTTTACTATGTATCGTCTTACTCGTTACATGCACGATCTTACAAGGTCAGACAGTAGGGGGAGCAGGAGCAGCTACTGCTGTAGATAGTACAAAGACGATCATTCATGACAGTTCCTTGTATCGTGTCTACTATCAGCTGAGCCGTAGAACTGATCCAGAGGGCAATAAAAAGAAAGAGGGATTTACAGTCCTTCAAATTGGCAAAATAGGGTATTTCAAAAGCTCAGACTACGCATCGCTTCGCACGGACTCCTTGACACGTGTTGCCGCTAGGAATGGAGACTCGTTTGGTTCTTATTTCGGTAAGGCTATGACTTTGGGTAAGCAAATGGTACACGATATAGACCTACTGTACAGCCCCGAAGAAAGTCAATTTATAGTACAGGAAAAAGTCCCCTTCTCAGAGCGATATCAGTACGCGGATGATATAAAGGATCTTGTGTGGTATATGGTAGCGGGGGATAGTATTGTAGCAGAGCAGAAGTGCAAAAAGGCTGTCACTACCTTTAGAGGTAGAGACTATATTTCGTGGTACGCACCAGAGATAACTCTACCGTATGGACCCTACAAGTTTTGTGGATTACCCGGTCTAATCCTATGTATCTATGATACGGATGGAGATTATATCTTTACCATTGCAGGCCTACAAACGATTGATTACTATGATCCTATTTTTACTCGTGAAAAGTTTGTAAAAGAATCTAGGGAGAATATTCAGAAGATGCAAGCCAACTACCATGCTGACCCTGCTTTCTCGATTAGAAATAGGCCCGGTATATACATTTCAGAAGAGGATTTAGCAGAGATTGAGCCATCACCGTACAATCCGATAGAAAGACAGTAA
- a CDS encoding GLPGLI family protein: protein MKEKITLLCTMLLVASTVLCGQEIIGSAAANPVDSAASITYDSSQYRVYYQLSRRKVPKGTKKEEGFTVLQIGKKGYVKNMDYATFRTDSIIRIAARNKESMGSCFGKLMGLHKQVVLDIDLLFSPADNQFVVQEKVPLSERFQYTDDIKDLEWNMVEGDTIVADYKCQKALTTFRGRDYIAWYAPEIALPYGPYKFFGLPGLILCIYDTDRDYVFTLAGLQTINDYDPIFTKEKFIKESRENIQSMIANYHADPSITIRNNSRIHIDEKDLGDIPPKPYNPIERQ from the coding sequence ATGAAAGAGAAAATTACTTTACTATGTACCATGTTACTAGTTGCCTCTACTGTCTTATGTGGGCAGGAGATAATTGGTAGTGCTGCTGCTAATCCAGTAGATAGTGCTGCATCTATAACTTATGACAGTTCCCAATATCGGGTCTATTATCAACTAAGTCGTAGGAAAGTTCCCAAGGGCACTAAGAAAGAGGAGGGCTTTACAGTCTTACAAATTGGTAAAAAGGGATATGTCAAAAATATGGACTACGCAACCTTCCGTACCGACTCCATAATACGTATTGCCGCACGCAATAAAGAGTCTATGGGGAGCTGTTTTGGAAAGTTGATGGGTCTGCATAAGCAGGTCGTACTAGATATAGACCTTTTATTCAGTCCAGCAGATAATCAATTTGTAGTACAAGAAAAAGTCCCCCTTTCTGAGCGATTTCAGTACACCGATGATATAAAGGACCTTGAATGGAATATGGTCGAGGGAGACACCATTGTGGCGGATTATAAGTGCCAAAAGGCACTAACCACCTTTAGAGGGAGAGACTATATAGCGTGGTATGCACCAGAAATTGCTTTACCCTATGGCCCCTATAAGTTTTTTGGATTACCAGGTCTTATCCTATGTATCTATGACACAGATAGAGACTATGTCTTTACCCTCGCTGGTCTTCAAACTATCAATGACTATGACCCCATATTTACCAAAGAAAAGTTCATAAAAGAATCTAGGGAAAATATACAGAGTATGATAGCTAATTACCATGCTGACCCGTCAATAACCATTAGAAACAACTCCAGAATTCATATTGATGAGAAGGATTTAGGAGATATTCCGCCCAAACCTTATAACCCTATAGAGCGACAGTGA
- a CDS encoding IS256 family transposase, translated as MQFNEILSNLMTEPNGVGRLMELIIEIAMQGERELYKEDSGDVSNGYRSRRIFASGNMLELRVPRTRQQGFMPLILGVLKDQEKEMGELAGYLYSCGNTMEDISGVFERLYGKRYSTSQINRLSLSTQEAVEEWRQRRLPRTLEALVIDATYLPVRRGESVSKEAFFVVMSLDSEGRRDIVGVYNNPTEGSGIWGEFFEDLKSRGLEEVGLIISDGLNNIEEVAREHFTEVEVQLCTVHLQREITRKIRPRDKSAIASDLQEVFSKDGSRSSPLDGLESFKNFAFRWRKSYPFLTKIANGQRIEYYFTYLKYDVSVRKYIHSTNWIERFNRQVKKGARYKCALPSVESALHLIGSIAINANYLKKRIGDLTLGLRKNNEK; from the coding sequence ATGCAATTTAATGAAATTCTATCAAACTTGATGACAGAGCCAAATGGAGTTGGCCGTTTAATGGAGTTAATCATCGAAATAGCGATGCAAGGGGAGAGGGAACTGTATAAAGAAGATAGTGGCGATGTGAGCAATGGATACCGCTCCCGTCGCATCTTTGCGAGTGGTAATATGCTAGAATTACGAGTACCCCGAACTCGACAGCAGGGCTTCATGCCCTTGATTTTAGGCGTTCTCAAAGATCAAGAGAAAGAGATGGGAGAACTAGCAGGTTATCTATATAGCTGCGGTAATACGATGGAGGATATCTCTGGAGTATTCGAGCGTTTGTATGGTAAACGTTATAGTACGAGTCAAATCAATCGTCTCTCCTTATCGACCCAAGAAGCAGTAGAAGAGTGGCGTCAAAGACGTCTACCGAGGACTTTAGAGGCACTTGTTATCGATGCTACATATCTTCCTGTACGGAGAGGAGAAAGTGTGAGCAAGGAGGCATTTTTTGTAGTGATGAGTTTAGATAGCGAAGGACGTCGAGACATCGTGGGTGTCTATAATAATCCAACAGAGGGAAGCGGCATCTGGGGCGAGTTTTTTGAGGATCTAAAAAGCCGAGGACTCGAAGAGGTAGGACTAATCATTTCAGACGGGTTGAATAACATTGAAGAGGTTGCACGTGAGCACTTTACAGAAGTGGAAGTCCAGCTCTGCACGGTGCATCTACAGCGAGAAATAACTCGAAAGATACGCCCTCGAGATAAGTCAGCCATCGCAAGTGATCTACAGGAGGTCTTTAGTAAAGACGGCTCAAGAAGCTCACCTTTAGATGGCCTAGAGAGCTTTAAAAACTTTGCGTTCAGATGGCGTAAGAGCTATCCTTTTCTCACAAAAATAGCTAACGGTCAGAGGATAGAGTATTACTTCACATACCTAAAATACGACGTCAGTGTTCGCAAGTACATTCATAGTACTAACTGGATAGAACGCTTCAATAGACAGGTAAAGAAAGGGGCTCGATATAAATGTGCATTACCTAGCGTAGAATCCGCTCTACACTTGATAGGTAGTATTGCAATCAATGCAAACTATCTGAAGAAAAGAATAGGAGATCTAACTCTTGGACTTAGGAAGAACAATGAAAAGTAA
- the nadC gene encoding carboxylating nicotinate-nucleotide diphosphorylase has protein sequence MENNNLLDELIDLAIKEDIATGDLATQSIIACHERATAVITAKADGVISGLGVAEMVLRKLSDDYTFTPSVKDGDKIIKGQEVLRIEASFDALLSAERLMLNFMQRMSGIATHTHKLVQLIDGTKARLLDTRKTVPGHRTTDKLAVKHGGGLNHRMGLYDMAMLKDNHIKAAGGVYEAITQAKSQLPISIKVEIETTNLDEVKEAIKAGADIIMLDNMSTEMMCEAVALIDGRAKTEASGNITSARIREVAETGVDYISVGALTHSVQALDLSMNFIS, from the coding sequence ATGGAGAATAATAACTTATTAGACGAATTAATCGACCTCGCGATCAAAGAGGATATCGCGACTGGAGACCTTGCGACGCAGTCTATAATAGCATGTCACGAAAGAGCTACAGCAGTTATCACAGCTAAGGCTGATGGGGTTATATCTGGATTAGGCGTAGCTGAAATGGTGCTTCGCAAGTTGTCAGATGACTATACATTTACCCCTTCCGTAAAGGATGGTGATAAAATTATTAAGGGGCAAGAAGTCTTACGTATTGAAGCCTCTTTTGATGCACTTCTATCTGCTGAAAGATTGATGCTCAACTTTATGCAACGGATGTCTGGGATCGCAACGCATACCCACAAATTGGTTCAACTGATTGATGGCACCAAAGCTAGGCTTCTTGATACTCGCAAGACCGTGCCCGGACATCGTACGACAGACAAACTTGCTGTAAAGCATGGAGGTGGACTTAATCACCGTATGGGGCTCTACGATATGGCGATGCTCAAGGATAATCACATCAAGGCTGCCGGTGGTGTGTACGAAGCCATTACTCAGGCGAAGAGCCAACTCCCCATCTCCATCAAGGTAGAGATAGAGACGACCAATTTGGACGAAGTCAAAGAGGCTATAAAGGCTGGTGCAGATATCATCATGCTAGATAATATGAGTACCGAGATGATGTGCGAAGCGGTTGCTCTCATTGATGGTAGAGCGAAGACCGAAGCCTCTGGAAATATCACCTCTGCTCGTATCCGTGAAGTTGCCGAGACAGGGGTCGATTACATCAGTGTAGGAGCTCTTACACACTCCGTCCAAGCTCTTGACCTGAGTATGAATTTTATTAGTTAA
- the nadB gene encoding L-aspartate oxidase has product MKEIKSPISSFDYIVVGGGLSGLYSAYYLSKSGTVALIALATLEDSNSYYAQGGMAAVTHSSDTPAEHYSDTMVAGAGLCDSEAVRVLTEEAPDRVEEMIQHGMKFDTVNGELARGLEGGHHHHRILHAGGDATGKKVTQFMIGEIKSEPNIQVFEQHTLIELIMRDGECYGVWVMNAETNQIEGFVSKYTILATGGAAALYQPTTNPPSALGDGLAVAYRAGAKVRDMEFIQFHPTALHKEGAPSFLISEAVRGEGAHLLNPDGERFMLNRHPLAELAPRDIVAREIYKEMDRYKVDEVTLSLKHLNPDFIKKRFPTISLELQKYGVDFTHEIPIAPAAHYTVGGLEVDLNGRTSIEGLFAVGELASTGVMGANRLASNSLIECTVFAKKIVEYVKLNDRPMISDDVVQSLVPTLQLDPTFSEEEWRSSIGDKLMRKLGKQLMKRAGIIRKEKKLLKGLQKIEKVLDRLEEDQNRSVQVRLIYNRYVVGSLIMLSALHREESRGGHYRSDFSERLPDDMSYHTIIQDNKLTHVKHHGE; this is encoded by the coding sequence ATGAAAGAAATAAAAAGCCCTATATCAAGTTTTGATTACATAGTCGTTGGTGGTGGGCTATCTGGACTCTACTCAGCTTACTACTTATCCAAGTCTGGGACGGTAGCCTTGATAGCCTTAGCGACCTTGGAGGATAGCAACTCCTACTATGCCCAGGGAGGGATGGCGGCCGTAACACACTCATCAGATACTCCAGCAGAGCACTATAGTGATACCATGGTAGCAGGTGCTGGACTGTGCGACTCTGAGGCCGTAAGAGTCCTTACAGAGGAAGCACCTGACCGCGTAGAAGAAATGATCCAGCACGGCATGAAGTTTGACACGGTTAATGGAGAGTTAGCAAGAGGGCTAGAAGGTGGACACCATCATCATAGAATCCTCCATGCTGGGGGGGATGCGACAGGGAAGAAAGTCACTCAATTCATGATCGGAGAGATTAAGAGCGAACCTAATATTCAGGTTTTTGAGCAGCATACCCTGATCGAACTTATTATGAGGGATGGTGAGTGCTATGGGGTTTGGGTCATGAATGCGGAGACGAATCAAATAGAAGGGTTTGTCTCTAAGTACACCATATTAGCTACTGGAGGTGCCGCTGCACTCTATCAGCCAACGACCAATCCACCATCGGCCCTTGGAGATGGACTGGCTGTTGCGTATCGTGCTGGAGCGAAAGTCCGAGATATGGAGTTTATCCAATTTCACCCTACGGCACTTCACAAAGAGGGAGCTCCATCTTTCCTGATTAGCGAAGCCGTTAGAGGAGAAGGGGCTCACTTATTAAATCCAGATGGCGAACGCTTTATGCTTAATAGGCACCCACTTGCTGAGCTAGCACCTAGAGACATAGTAGCAAGGGAAATATACAAGGAGATGGATAGGTATAAGGTAGATGAGGTTACGCTATCTCTCAAGCATCTCAACCCCGACTTTATCAAAAAACGATTCCCCACTATTAGCTTAGAGCTGCAGAAGTATGGTGTTGACTTTACTCATGAGATCCCTATTGCCCCCGCCGCTCATTATACTGTTGGAGGGTTGGAGGTGGATCTAAATGGACGCACCTCTATAGAGGGGCTTTTTGCGGTGGGTGAGCTAGCCTCAACGGGCGTTATGGGGGCTAATCGTTTGGCCTCTAATTCGCTTATCGAGTGTACTGTCTTTGCCAAAAAAATCGTTGAGTACGTCAAGCTGAATGACCGTCCAATGATTTCAGATGATGTAGTCCAAAGTCTTGTGCCTACACTCCAGTTAGACCCGACTTTTTCTGAAGAGGAGTGGCGAAGCAGCATAGGGGATAAGCTAATGAGAAAGCTCGGAAAGCAACTGATGAAGAGGGCTGGTATCATTCGCAAAGAGAAGAAGCTACTAAAGGGCTTGCAGAAAATCGAAAAAGTGTTGGATCGCTTAGAAGAAGACCAAAATAGGAGCGTGCAGGTTAGACTGATATACAATAGATACGTGGTGGGCAGTTTGATCATGTTATCTGCACTTCATAGAGAAGAGAGCCGTGGAGGGCATTACCGCAGTGACTTCTCCGAGCGATTACCCGATGATATGAGCTACCACACCATTATTCAAGATAATAAACTAACACACGTTAAGCATCATGGAGAATAA